Genomic segment of Coffea arabica cultivar ET-39 chromosome 1e, Coffea Arabica ET-39 HiFi, whole genome shotgun sequence:
TCCGTTTCTTAGCATTAGAGTTGCATCCTATCAATTGAATATCAGATTTTTCATGATGATTACCAGCATATGTTTCGTTCACTTGAGCTTTTTTCCCCAACCTGGCAGAGACCTTGGCATGCCCTGCCAATGACTTAATCAGAAGGGAATCATCATCCTCCTCAAGATCATTATCTTGCAGAAAATTTGACTGGGGAACGCCATAGTCCCTGTACAATTCTCCTTTCCTCCTCCTCTCCAAATGTGGTGACTTAAAGATGGGAATGTGCAATCTTTCGCTCTGATCTTCTTGGATATGGTCATTCCTTCCCAACTTGTACATTTGCTGCCAATCATCCTCACCAGTTAGTCGACCAGATCCAGAGAAATAATTCCTGCCCAAATCTCTAGTATAAGCATTAACTTGACCAATATCATGCATCTTGCCTTTCTGCTCAGCTCTCCAGTTGTGGTTCCCATTTTTAATCATCCGTAGATGTTCACCAGAATCAGACATCTGTCTTGTGGAGTGGGACGATCCATCAAGAGTCCAGATCCCATCTTTTGCATCCTTCTTAAAAAGTTTTGACTTCTTCGAATTTCGGCCCACTTTTAGATCAGAAATACCACTAGGGTAAGCCCACTTGCTCCTCATCAGGGGATTATCATCCTCATCTTCATCAATCTGCTCAGATGAATCAGATTCAGTTTCATCCTTTTTAGCAAAATCCCTGACACCTTTAAACTTTGCCATACCTCGCCCACCATTTTGCATAGAACTTGATCTGACTCTTTCCTGCAATGGCTTTGGCTGATACTCGGAATCAATAAATCGATTATCAACTCCAAGCTCAGGAGAGTCCCTACCCATTTTCCACTTCTTGCTTTTTCCATTCCAATCTCCATACTTGTATGATTGCTCAGCAGAGAAAGGTCCTCCCTGTCCTGTACCAAGCCAAAAGGGTTCCTTCCCATCTAACATTTCCGTGTGACTTCCTTTCAGTAACAAATTTGGTATTCGACCCTTTCCATATATCATCTGATCTTCAGAACCAtgatgcggaaaatttccaacATTCTTGACCTTTTTCCCAAGATCATAGGGAATCCTAGCATTAAGTGGCTTTGAAGTTAAAACCTTGATGTCTGATAATTGATTGACAGTGTTGTTCCTGCCATACAAATGCAAATCATTCTTAGGTAATCCCATAAAATTGTCAGTATACTCTTCAACTCTTAAAGGTTCATCATGTCTTTTCCCCATTTTGAAAGTCCCTCCTTTGCTTGATACCCCAGCCCGAGAGAAATTCTGATCTCTGTGCACAGACACTTCATACATTGATTCATTTTCATAATCATCAGCTTCCATTTGATCCCTACTGTGGAATGCTGCCCCAGGATCAAACCCTGCCACTCGATAATGGTGAGAAAGAGGCAGAGCTGGACCATAAGGCCCAGATTTTAGATCCATCCCGTGGTGGGCCAAAGAAAAGCCACCTGGTAGTTCTTTTGCCATTGCAGATTTAGATCCCCCTAACTTGAGATTTCCTTTTTTATTCTGCTTCCCGGCCTTTGGTGGTTCTAAAGCCAGTTGCCTGCCATGAGATGGGAAATCCGAAGCCGAAGCAATGCCATATCCAGACTGTCGGGCAAGTTTCTGCCCAAGCTTTCGATCCTTGGCCAGTTTGCCCCATGTACCATCTCCTGACTCCTCCATCTCAGACGAGTCACTTTTTAATTCCTCCATCTTGTCATACATCAAGCTATTTTGGCTCTTCATTATGTTCAGAACTTGAAGCTTTTCCTCAATGCTATACCCTTTGCAATTCAACCAAGCGTCTTTCATTTGACAAAGATTGCTCACCATTGTATTCTGATGCTTCCGCAAGAGATGGTAATGCTGCCTTCTCTGAAAGAAATTCAAACCCTGCCGATACAAAGCCACCCTCGGCTCACACAACCCTCCCTTCAACATGTCAAACAACTTATCAATAGGACTTCCAAAATGCAAATTACACCCAGTAAGGAGCTCCATTAAAGTCCGCATAAAAGTCTCTTGGTCCATGTCAGGTAAATACTGAGTAAGACTGTATCTTTCTTCCTCACTCAAGACCTCATTCCACACATCCATATTCAACACATCATGCAGCCCGGAAAGATCATACAACTCAACTGGAATGCTGCAGGTTTGATCACCAACCTGGCAAAACTCCTCCCCAGCTTCACCAAATTCAAGTAAATCAATGTCATCCGAGCCAGCCCCAGAATCACAGTCATCaaaatcatcatcttcatcatcatcatcagaatCAACAGCACTCAAGTTTCGCCTCTGAAACTCCTCATCCTCACTTGACAACATAGTGTTAGTATCTCTACTATGTGGCGAAAACTCT
This window contains:
- the LOC113709576 gene encoding uncharacterized protein — translated: MAIEKNNFKVSRFDSEFSPHSRDTNTMLSSEDEEFQRRNLSAVDSDDDDEDDDFDDCDSGAGSDDIDLLEFGEAGEEFCQVGDQTCSIPVELYDLSGLHDVLNMDVWNEVLSEEERYSLTQYLPDMDQETFMRTLMELLTGCNLHFGSPIDKLFDMLKGGLCEPRVALYRQGLNFFQRRQHYHLLRKHQNTMVSNLCQMKDAWLNCKGYSIEEKLQVLNIMKSQNSLMYDKMEELKSDSSEMEESGDGTWGKLAKDRKLGQKLARQSGYGIASASDFPSHGRQLALEPPKAGKQNKKGNLKLGGSKSAMAKELPGGFSLAHHGMDLKSGPYGPALPLSHHYRVAGFDPGAAFHSRDQMEADDYENESMYEVSVHRDQNFSRAGVSSKGGTFKMGKRHDEPLRVEEYTDNFMGLPKNDLHLYGRNNTVNQLSDIKVLTSKPLNARIPYDLGKKVKNVGNFPHHGSEDQMIYGKGRIPNLLLKGSHTEMLDGKEPFWLGTGQGGPFSAEQSYKYGDWNGKSKKWKMGRDSPELGVDNRFIDSEYQPKPLQERVRSSSMQNGGRGMAKFKGVRDFAKKDETESDSSEQIDEDEDDNPLMRSKWAYPSGISDLKVGRNSKKSKLFKKDAKDGIWTLDGSSHSTRQMSDSGEHLRMIKNGNHNWRAEQKGKMHDIGQVNAYTRDLGRNYFSGSGRLTGEDDWQQMYKLGRNDHIQEDQSERLHIPIFKSPHLERRRKGELYRDYGVPQSNFLQDNDLEEDDDSLLIKSLAGHAKVSARLGKKAQVNETYAGNHHEKSDIQLIGCNSNAKKRKVKDDVTYLDERENTSYFPYDSQLQMDDADSSKKRGKKKLGDDTVMLEKGINEVPNTEMEVEDVEPDIKPQKKHFTPITPTVHTGFSFSVIHLLSAVRMAMITQIPEDSLEVGKHLDQTEGAAIVNEDQDTRQDSSNGNHPQADLDVSKLAASSQLNVPSLTVQEIVNRVRSNPGDPCILETQEPLQDLVRGVLKIFSSKTAPLGAKGWKSLVVYEKTNKSWSWIGPVNHSPSDNEAVEEVTSPDAWGLPHKMLVKLVDSFANWLKNGQETLQQIGSLPAPPLTLMQFNLDEKERFKDLRAQKSLTTISPSCEEVRSYFRKEEVLRYSIPDRAFAYTAIDGKKSIVAPLRRCGGKPTSKARDHFMLKRDRPPHVTILCLVRDAAARLPGSIGTRADVCTLIRDSQYIVEDVSDAQVNQVVSGALDRLHYERDPCVQFDGERKLWVYLHREREEEDFEDDGTSSTKKWKRQRKEANEPSEQGSVTVAFHGPGEQSGFDLSSDLNIEPSCTDDDKKPEITYYDARDNVEENVETCHGTEQGADHSSSTPLVWDSLGLNPLQENNLLCQENSTNEDFDEEIFGREPPA